In Haloarcula halophila, a single window of DNA contains:
- a CDS encoding DUF7563 family protein, with the protein MPECSTCGGHVSDRFVRVFGDGEGTVYACPACSANAGIGEVTRERSEQL; encoded by the coding sequence ATGCCGGAATGCAGTACCTGCGGCGGACACGTCTCGGACCGGTTCGTGCGAGTATTTGGTGACGGTGAGGGCACAGTGTATGCGTGCCCCGCCTGTTCGGCGAACGCGGGAATCGGAGAAGTGACACGAGAGCGAAGTGAGCAGCTATAG
- a CDS encoding helix-turn-helix domain-containing protein, which translates to MTDIKADIRVEHPDIVCTKSVTYDQSSKVMSVSEAGTDPTSRTFYYYIESSDFHLLEEGLRNDNTVAEFERVIETRDQEAIYCVEYSGEGILFSPVISDANGVILNKKNNGSAWLFTIWLTERADLHQIWDYAQENDIDIELLRVNEYASLGNTDAGLTDSQREALLVALETGYFEEPRNATLDEVAAELDISQPAAGGLLRRGIRRLIISSLLAESKAPE; encoded by the coding sequence ATGACCGATATTAAAGCCGACATACGGGTCGAGCATCCCGACATAGTGTGTACGAAGTCGGTCACGTACGACCAAAGTTCGAAAGTGATGTCGGTCTCAGAGGCGGGAACTGACCCAACATCTAGAACCTTCTATTACTACATCGAATCGTCCGACTTCCACCTGCTCGAAGAGGGATTACGGAATGATAATACCGTTGCTGAATTCGAACGGGTCATCGAAACCAGAGATCAGGAGGCGATATATTGCGTCGAATACAGTGGCGAAGGGATACTTTTCTCACCGGTGATTTCAGACGCGAATGGTGTTATCCTCAATAAGAAAAATAATGGAAGCGCTTGGCTGTTCACAATCTGGCTGACAGAACGAGCAGACCTGCATCAGATCTGGGACTACGCCCAAGAGAACGACATTGACATCGAGTTACTTCGCGTGAACGAATACGCGAGTTTAGGAAATACGGACGCTGGATTGACCGATAGCCAACGGGAAGCACTCCTCGTCGCACTCGAAACAGGGTATTTCGAAGAACCACGGAACGCAACACTCGACGAAGTCGCCGCTGAGTTGGATATCTCGCAACCTGCAGCGGGTGGTCTCCTCCGACGTGGAATCAGGCGACTCATCATATCGTCCCTGCTAGCTGAGAGCAAAGCTCCAGAGTAA
- a CDS encoding protein adenylyltransferase SelO produces the protein MTFSFDTTYKNLDSDLYSRVTPKSIANPEILLLNDGLCADLGLDTAKLNAKILAGQDLLEESIAQAYAGHQYGSFTVLGDGRAMILGEHVNDGNRYDIQLKGAGRTPYSGRGDGNATVSSMLREYLYSYAMQNLKIKTSRSLAVVETDEAVERRQTEPGAILVRVMNSHIRYGTFQYVAGQASDELQRFTDYVINRHYPQLNAKDRTYLAFFDAVMQSSIEMVVDWLRVGFIHGVMNTDNMSINGETFDYGPCAFMNYYDEETVFSSIDKHGRYAFGNQRPILRWNLERFAEALQPLCTQSALTYDELEGKLDEFEDRFDAQYYTMMRKKLGINSDGEDRLVDEFIEWLRKSNADYTNTFLELETPGTFDYPVFATEEFEQLRNKLAAVGLDEKLMQEANPRYIPRNYLVEVALGEYLETGDLSKFKELLTVLENPYTSKDMGSQFKQPPPREFDSEYTTYCNT, from the coding sequence ATGACCTTTTCATTTGATACCACTTACAAAAATTTAGACTCGGACCTCTATTCGAGAGTAACGCCAAAAAGTATCGCTAACCCCGAAATTTTGCTTCTCAATGACGGGCTATGTGCTGATCTTGGATTGGATACAGCAAAGCTCAATGCTAAAATTCTAGCAGGCCAAGATCTCTTGGAAGAGTCAATTGCCCAAGCATATGCAGGCCACCAGTATGGAAGTTTTACAGTTCTGGGCGATGGGAGAGCGATGATACTCGGTGAACATGTAAACGATGGCAATAGATACGATATTCAACTGAAAGGGGCTGGTCGAACGCCGTACTCGGGAAGAGGCGATGGCAACGCGACTGTCAGCTCAATGCTCAGAGAGTATCTCTATTCATATGCGATGCAGAATTTAAAAATCAAAACATCGAGAAGTCTGGCAGTCGTCGAAACTGACGAAGCAGTCGAACGACGGCAGACAGAACCTGGGGCCATCCTTGTCCGAGTGATGAACAGCCACATTCGATACGGGACCTTCCAGTATGTTGCGGGTCAGGCATCCGACGAACTACAGCGGTTCACTGACTATGTTATCAACAGGCACTACCCGCAGCTAAATGCGAAAGATCGCACATATCTAGCGTTCTTCGATGCAGTCATGCAGTCGTCAATTGAGATGGTTGTCGACTGGCTGCGTGTCGGATTCATCCATGGCGTCATGAATACGGACAACATGAGTATCAATGGAGAAACATTTGACTACGGACCATGTGCCTTCATGAATTACTATGATGAGGAGACGGTCTTCAGCTCGATCGACAAGCACGGCCGATATGCATTCGGAAATCAGCGACCCATCTTGCGGTGGAATCTTGAACGATTTGCAGAGGCACTCCAACCGCTGTGTACGCAATCAGCGCTCACATATGATGAACTCGAAGGCAAACTGGACGAATTTGAGGATCGCTTTGATGCGCAATACTACACGATGATGCGGAAGAAACTGGGAATCAACTCAGATGGTGAGGACAGACTCGTCGATGAATTCATAGAGTGGCTTCGCAAATCGAACGCAGACTATACCAATACCTTCCTCGAATTAGAAACGCCAGGTACATTTGATTATCCGGTGTTTGCAACCGAGGAATTCGAACAGTTGAGGAATAAGTTGGCTGCTGTCGGCCTAGATGAGAAGTTGATGCAGGAAGCCAATCCGCGGTATATCCCCCGCAACTACCTAGTTGAAGTGGCACTGGGAGAGTATCTCGAAACTGGGGATCTATCCAAATTTAAGGAGCTATTGACCGTGTTGGAAAATCCCTATACATCGAAGGATATGGGTTCACAATTCAAGCAACCACCGCCGCGAGAATTTGATTCAGAGTATACAACGTACTGTAATACGTGA
- the ctaD gene encoding cytochrome c oxidase subunit I — MAVGDLVLTGLMAVLLVGITAVLTRIENWRSYTPLAGGGTATGKDAVVRNREKPTGLIRWLTTVDHKDIGLLYGLYAIIAFAVGGIMAMLIRIQLIVPGGAILGPSAYNSILTSHGITMLFLFGTPIIAAFANYFIPLLIGADDMAFPRINAIAFWLLPPAALLIWAGFFLAPVTENMIEPAQTAWTMYTPLSVEQANPGVDLMLLGLHLSGVATTLGAINFIVTVFTERGEDVNWANLDMFSWTVLTQSALILFSFPLLGSALVMLLMDRNLSTTFFAVEGGGPLLWQHLFWFFGHPEVYILVLPPMGLVSLILPKFAGRKLFGFKFVVYSTLAIGVLSFGVWAHHMFSTGMDPRLRASFMAVSIAISIPSAVKTFNWITTMWNGRLRLATPMLFCIGFVSNFIIGGVTGVFLASVPIDLILHDTYYVVGHFHYVLMGALAFGIFAGIYYWFPIFTGRMYQRTLGKAHFWLSMVGTNLTFFAMLALGYLGMPRRYATYQLDGAIAPLAQVSTFHQLATVGAFILLVGQLIFVWNLLQSWLEGPKVEDGDPWDLERDGMLNKEWTWFDRKLETAITDGGEDEEKSALTDGGEPKDD; from the coding sequence ATGGCTGTAGGAGATCTAGTGCTGACAGGGCTGATGGCTGTCCTCCTCGTCGGCATTACCGCAGTACTCACGCGTATCGAGAACTGGCGGTCGTATACGCCACTGGCCGGCGGTGGAACAGCGACCGGTAAAGACGCCGTCGTCCGCAACCGCGAGAAACCCACTGGGCTAATTCGCTGGCTGACGACCGTCGATCACAAAGACATCGGACTGCTGTACGGGCTGTACGCCATCATCGCCTTCGCGGTCGGAGGTATCATGGCGATGCTCATCCGCATCCAGCTCATCGTTCCGGGGGGAGCGATTCTTGGACCGAGCGCGTACAATTCTATACTTACTAGTCACGGCATCACGATGCTGTTCCTGTTCGGGACGCCGATCATCGCGGCCTTCGCGAACTACTTCATCCCGCTGCTGATCGGGGCCGACGACATGGCGTTCCCGCGGATCAACGCCATCGCCTTCTGGTTGCTACCGCCGGCGGCCCTGCTCATCTGGGCCGGCTTCTTCCTCGCACCGGTCACCGAGAACATGATCGAGCCGGCCCAGACCGCCTGGACGATGTACACGCCGCTGTCGGTCGAGCAGGCCAACCCCGGCGTCGACCTGATGTTGCTTGGCCTGCACCTCTCCGGAGTCGCGACGACGTTGGGAGCCATCAACTTCATTGTGACTGTCTTTACCGAGCGCGGCGAGGACGTCAACTGGGCAAACCTCGATATGTTCTCGTGGACTGTTCTCACCCAGTCGGCGCTCATCCTCTTTTCATTTCCGTTGCTGGGCAGCGCTCTCGTGATGTTGCTCATGGACCGCAACCTCTCGACGACGTTCTTCGCTGTCGAGGGCGGTGGTCCGCTGTTGTGGCAACACCTGTTCTGGTTCTTCGGCCACCCCGAGGTGTATATTCTGGTGCTCCCGCCGATGGGACTGGTGAGTCTTATCCTACCGAAGTTCGCTGGTCGAAAGCTGTTCGGGTTCAAGTTCGTCGTCTACTCGACGCTGGCTATCGGCGTCCTCTCCTTTGGCGTATGGGCCCATCACATGTTCTCGACCGGAATGGACCCACGCTTGCGGGCCTCGTTTATGGCCGTCTCGATTGCGATATCCATCCCGAGCGCAGTGAAAACGTTCAATTGGATTACGACGATGTGGAACGGCCGCCTGCGACTGGCCACGCCAATGCTGTTCTGTATCGGCTTCGTCTCGAACTTCATCATCGGCGGTGTCACCGGTGTCTTCCTCGCCTCGGTACCCATCGATCTCATTCTGCACGACACCTACTATGTGGTCGGCCACTTCCACTATGTTCTAATGGGGGCACTCGCTTTCGGTATATTTGCGGGCATCTATTACTGGTTTCCCATCTTTACCGGCCGAATGTACCAGCGGACGCTCGGGAAAGCCCACTTCTGGCTCTCGATGGTTGGGACTAACCTCACGTTCTTCGCGATGCTGGCACTCGGTTATCTGGGTATGCCCCGCCGGTATGCGACCTACCAGCTCGACGGCGCAATCGCGCCGCTGGCACAGGTCTCGACGTTCCACCAACTGGCCACTGTCGGCGCGTTCATTCTACTAGTCGGCCAGCTTATATTCGTCTGGAACCTTCTCCAGTCCTGGTTGGAGGGGCCAAAAGTCGAGGACGGCGACCCGTGGGACCTCGAACGCGACGGGATGCTCAACAAGGAGTGGACCTGGTTCGACCGCAAGCTGGAGACGGCCATCACCGACGGCGGCGAGGACGAGGAGAAGTCCGCGTTGACCGACGGGGGTGAGCCAAAGGACGACTGA
- a CDS encoding 4Fe-4S dicluster domain-containing protein — translation MAIDPSFENTYEEVDRHEDHRVWTTDGEEPTEQKQGIHGTHVAVDFDICIADGACLEDCPVDVFEWVETPGHPESEIKADPIHEDQCIDCMLCVDVCPVDAIDVDPGRAGRL, via the coding sequence ATGGCTATCGATCCAAGTTTCGAGAATACCTACGAGGAAGTCGACAGGCACGAGGACCATCGGGTATGGACGACAGATGGTGAAGAACCAACGGAGCAAAAACAGGGTATCCACGGGACCCATGTTGCAGTGGATTTCGACATCTGTATTGCGGACGGGGCCTGTCTAGAGGACTGCCCTGTTGACGTGTTCGAGTGGGTTGAAACGCCGGGTCACCCTGAGTCCGAAATCAAAGCCGACCCCATCCACGAGGACCAGTGTATCGACTGTATGCTCTGTGTCGATGTCTGCCCTGTTGATGCCATCGACGTTGACCCGGGACGAGCGGGGCGGCTCTGA
- the sufB gene encoding Fe-S cluster assembly protein SufB, translating to MSSDQDHLKETDTEARFEFKKEEKSAFETEKGLTEETVRVISEDKDEPEWMLERRLRALKQFQEMPMPTGWPGAPDLSEVDIADIVPYIRPDIETRGGAESWEDLPEEIQDTFDKLGIPEAEKNALSGVGAQYESEIVYQNMQERWEEKGVIFCDMDKAVQEHEELVKEHFMTKCVPPSDNKFAALHGAVWSGGSFVYIPEDTTVNMPVQAYFRMNSEGMGQFEHTLIIAEDNSEVHYIEGCSAPKYSAFNLHSGGVEVFVGENAHVQYSTVQNWSKNTYNLNTKRAICEADGTMEWVSGSMGSKATMLYPSTVLKGPGATDNHITIAMAGEGQDIDTGAKVYHNAPDTKSTIESKSIAKDGGRTNYRGLVHIADGAEDSSTSVECDALMFDNESTSDTMPYMEIQENKVDVAHEATVGKIGDEDVFYLQSRGLDDDDAKQMIVAGFIEPITEELPIEYAVELNRLIELEMEGSLG from the coding sequence ATGAGCTCAGACCAGGATCACCTCAAAGAGACCGATACCGAAGCCCGCTTCGAGTTCAAGAAGGAGGAAAAATCCGCCTTCGAGACCGAGAAGGGCCTCACCGAGGAGACCGTCCGAGTCATCTCCGAAGACAAGGACGAGCCCGAATGGATGCTCGAGCGTCGCCTGCGCGCGCTCAAGCAGTTCCAGGAGATGCCGATGCCGACTGGCTGGCCCGGTGCGCCGGACCTCTCGGAAGTCGACATCGCCGATATTGTCCCCTACATCCGCCCGGACATCGAAACCCGCGGCGGTGCCGAATCCTGGGAGGACCTCCCCGAGGAGATCCAGGACACCTTCGACAAACTGGGCATCCCCGAAGCCGAGAAGAACGCCCTCTCGGGCGTGGGCGCCCAGTACGAATCGGAGATTGTCTACCAGAACATGCAGGAGCGCTGGGAGGAGAAAGGCGTCATCTTCTGTGACATGGACAAGGCCGTCCAGGAGCACGAAGAACTCGTCAAGGAGCACTTCATGACGAAGTGCGTTCCCCCAAGCGACAACAAGTTCGCCGCCCTCCACGGTGCGGTGTGGTCCGGTGGCTCCTTCGTCTACATCCCGGAGGACACCACGGTCAACATGCCCGTTCAGGCGTACTTCCGGATGAACTCCGAGGGGATGGGCCAGTTCGAGCACACGCTCATCATCGCCGAGGACAACTCCGAAGTCCACTACATCGAGGGCTGCTCCGCGCCGAAGTACTCCGCGTTTAACCTCCACAGCGGTGGCGTCGAGGTGTTCGTCGGCGAGAACGCCCACGTCCAGTACTCGACCGTGCAGAACTGGTCGAAAAACACCTACAACCTTAACACCAAGCGCGCGATCTGTGAGGCCGACGGGACGATGGAGTGGGTCTCGGGCTCGATGGGCTCGAAGGCCACGATGCTGTACCCCTCGACCGTCCTCAAGGGTCCGGGCGCGACGGACAACCACATCACCATCGCCATGGCCGGCGAGGGTCAGGACATCGACACCGGCGCGAAGGTCTACCACAACGCGCCCGACACGAAGTCCACCATCGAGTCCAAGTCCATCGCGAAGGACGGCGGCCGCACGAACTACCGTGGCCTCGTCCACATTGCCGACGGCGCCGAGGACTCCTCGACCTCCGTCGAGTGTGACGCGCTGATGTTCGACAACGAATCGACGTCGGACACCATGCCGTACATGGAGATCCAGGAGAACAAGGTCGACGTCGCCCACGAGGCCACGGTTGGGAAGATCGGCGACGAGGACGTCTTCTACCTCCAGTCCCGTGGGTTGGACGACGACGACGCCAAGCAGATGATCGTCGCCGGCTTCATCGAGCCGATCACGGAGGAACTGCCCATCGAGTACGCCGTCGAACTGAACCGCCTCATCGAACTGGAGATGGAGGGGTCGCTCGGGTAG